The genomic window TCACAGGCTGCATTAATGCAggcatcattgtttttttttatcaatgagTCTAATTATAGCATTAAGGACACCATGAAGTACATGCTCGGCGGAAGAGgatgttaaaggggacttattatgctttttcaaaGCAAAGGGCCggtaaatgagcataataggttccctttaaacaATATTTGCTCACACTAACGACACCATTTAAGCGCCAAGCAAAGTGTTAACGAGCCCCCGAGGCTCTGTCTGGTCCTCGGTGGAGCGCCTTGTTGCCTCCATTGATTTAACGCCTCTGTTAGCATGCGTATATCCtgacccacccaccccccattCGCGAGCCAATGACACAATGATGGCTAGCTGTGGCGAGGGATGACATCAGCGGCGCGTTTACGGGAAGGAATGAGTCGACTGAGTGACAGGCACATATATCTTTTGAGATGAAAGCACGCCGCAGGGTCCATGATAGCAGTCAAGCTAACTTTCTCATTCATGTTACGTATTGAAatgtgtaaaccaggggtgtcagaAGTGCAGTCAGGGGGCCAATTTTTGGCCTGCGACTCCTTTTTAATTGACccagtctaaaaataaaatcaattcataattaatatgatatattcttagatattacactaatgactttgtcacatttaacAGAGAGGATGATTTATTTTGATAGCTTAGCATCTAGCATGTCAGCATCTTTAATGTGCAAAATCTATCAATCCACAAATGAAGAAATGTTTTACTGTGACGACCCGCTCGTTAGCGTATCATCATTTAACCTGCTGATGAATTTTCTGCCAGCTGACTGTGTCTACTGGAGGGAGGAGGGGTGAGGGGGAGGGGTGGGAGACAGCAGCTAGAGAGGGGGAGGGGGATGAGAGGTGTGCCGCGGTGCTCTCTCTCCCCGGTTATCGAACAAGCGAGCTGCAGCCCAAACAGACTAGTGGGACGGTGGTGAAGGGGCGAGGCTGCTGCCGCTGCTAAGCTCAGATGCGGTTACCATGGCGCAGCCGTCACCCTGCGCATCGCCGGGCGTCCGCCGCCGTAGCGACGGCTCAGTGAGGGAGTGTCTCTTCTTTCCTGTGTCTGAACGCAACGAGCAGGAGAGGCTGGAGGCCCTTGTACGCCGGAGAGCCGGGGGCGCAGAGCGGAGGGGAGCAGGAGAAGGAGCGGAGGCCCGGGAGCACCTGGATAACAGGCCTAAACGATGGACCTGGGGGGGACCGCCTGACGGAGTGGAGGGTGAGTGTGATGTGGATGAGGTGATGGCCTTCTAGAGGACGATGGAAGGTGAGGAGATAAGGAATGAAGTGATGGAAGGGAAAAAGGGTGTGGAGGCTGCAGTGGAGGAGCTGCTTTGTCTGCTCCTCAGcatgtctcctcctcctccttctgctgGCTGGATGTGGCCTTGGAAGTGTGCCacaggtgtgtgtatgtgtgtgttatttatgtGTAGTTTAATTTCCACGCTGTCACAAAGAAGGGCAGCACAGCTAACCTTGGGCAACAATAACGACAACATctgtttctgaaaaaaaaaacatccgccACATCACTGCCGTTTTATCAGTGGCATCATGTGACCTAGCAATAGGCCGCCAGAGCTGTGAATTCTGCGGTGCATTCATAATGGCATCAATAATGCAGCCGGGCCGTCCTGGAGCTGACCTGGGATCAGACCCGCCCAGCGGGCCGTCGCGCTGCAGCAGAACCTCATCCGGCGCCGCCATTAAAGGACAGACACACACGCAGGACGCTGTTTTGAGGATGGGAACATGTTCAGGGTGTCATGGCGGCGTGATGTAGGAGATGATGTCATAGTTTTTGGATGATGGAATACACGGATGCATGGAACATGCTTCACTGGGTGGGGGCTCGCTATATGATTTAAAAAGGTAACGGACCTACACCACGGCTTCAGCTTGTGGTTCTGAGGCGTGTATGGTCTTTTGGATGCGGCCATGTTGGTTTTCCTGCATGCTTGCTAAACAGAAAACTGGGATGTAGGAAACGGCGACTAGGAAAAGCAGGAATTGGGACAAATGGACCTCATGGAGATTCAGTCGTCTGACATGACACAACAATGACGCTCTTTTCctagttgtatttttgtttccCATTTCCCAGTTTTATTGAATGCAGCATCAGATTAACTTTTGCCCCTTCCTGGATTGTGTGtgaatgattgtgtgtgttgcGCACGTGCACAGGTGCTCGCGTAACGCTTTGCTTTGTCCGCTCTGCCTCACCTGTCGCCCAGGTAACCCTAAGACCCCGCCCTGCCACGCTGTTCAGCCTAATCAGCTCCCCGCTGCTTCAGCTTCCAGTGTCCACCAATCCCGTCACGGTACAGATCACATGACTCTGTGTGCCCCCGCCAGCATGtcatgggtgttttttttccggttCTGGCCTCCATGTTTGTCTGTGCGTTTGTTTCTGGTGTGTTTGCTCCTGGTGCGCATACGTGCTTTTTCATGTAAATAATGCGCACAGCTGTGTTATTGTCATGTGACCTCTTATGTATGTTGTCATGAAGGTCTGCTCTGAGCTACCCTCCCCCACCTTCAACCCAACAAAGGAGGGctgtgccacttcctgtccttttgCCTTTTAcaatcacgcacacacacacacacataagtaaTGTAATAAGTAATAATCATAAGTAATGTATTCAGATTTAACTGTTTAAGTACAGATTTCAGACTTTGAAGATGATGAATTCAATATGTCCAGTTCATGATTGTCATAAGAAATATTTATAGTCATTCAGGCTTGAATCAGGTCGTGTCGTATTGATTTTGTTTCATGATGAAGTACAGATTCTTCATCGCCATCCCACATCGCCGTGGTAACATCAGTCATTTTGTGTCTCTTTGGATCAATGTCCCGGTACGGACGCCATTCCGGATGCGTCCCGGTGACTCCCAGCTCACCTCCAAGTGACTTTACTCTGACATATCTTTTATTTTCTTGCAGTCTGTGAATTCCTGTCCCCACCCGCCTCATCCGATCCACCAATGAGCAAGCAGCTGTCCAACTCGTCAACGGCCCTCCACTCAACAGAGACAGGTGAGAACGTGGACGCATAGTtcctcatctcatctcatgtgGATTCTTAAGTGAGTATTGTTGTGTGTTGGCGCAAACAGCTTCCCCCATCAAcaagcacagacctcacagaaGTTCCTCCAACCGCAGGAGCATCGCTGCGTTCCCTGAGGAGATGTCTAAGGCCAAAACGCCCAcggtcaacacacacacacatgcacacacacacgcacacaatgtGCATGTCGTgcttattttcaaaatgtcgCCCACAGGGGGAAATTCCGAACGCACCAGTTCGTAGCTCATCTTTTAGAGCCAATAGTAAGGGTTCCGCTACACCAAAAaggtaccacacacacacacacacacacacacacacacacacacacacacacacacacatcaagtcGAATGCTGATGTGGTTCTTTTTCTTCCAGGATGCGGTCAAACAGGAGCCGGGCCCAGTCGCCCTGCTCCCCCGGCcagtaccccccctcccctctccggCAGAGGGCCACAACTCCTGGCACCGGGGAAGACAGGAGTCACACTGAAGTCAAAGGTCACAGTACCCTGGACAGGAAGTCTGCCAAATCTGACCACTCTGAAAAGAAAATCCCCAAATCCACCAGCAGAGAACTGTGTGCAGGTGACGAGCTGAAAATGAAACTACAAACATGTCCGCCTTGATTTAATTCATGCCGCATCATGACCACGCTGTCCATGCGTTGTAGAGTCCCCAGGAACGCCCACAGGCCGGAGCGTCGGCGGCACCATGGATGCAGAGGAGGCGTCCAGATTGCTAGCTGAGAGACGTCGCTTGGCCCGAATACAGAAGGAGCAGGAGGAGCGACagcggctggaggaggagcagtgAGTGTGCCATCTGCTTTAAGAAGCTCCTAACTCCTTAGTGAGACTAGCTTAGACCTCCCGTGTCCCACCAGGCTCAGGGCAGAGGAGGAGCGCAGGAGGCAGCAGGAGGCCCGGGAGCTGCAAGAGAGAGCCGCACAGCAGGCGGAGGAGGACCGAGTCCGacgggaggaggagaggagaagcagagaggaggaggagaggcggcAGAAGGAACAGCGATGGAAGAACATGCAGGAGCAGCTGGACAAAGAGGTCTGCTTTCATCATTGAATCTGGTGGACCATCTTGAATGACGCCTTGTTGTTCCTCAGCGGGAGGAGGCCTTCCAGCGAGCCCAGAAGGAAGCTGAGAGGAAGCAGAGGGAGCGAGAGCAGCTTCACATCCAGGAGGAACAGGAGCGGCTGCAGAGGAAgaaggtgtgtgtctgtgtgtctctTTGTTGCGTTTCTTCATCACCGCCATGTCTTCTCTCTCCTTTTAAAGAGAATTGAAGAAATAATGAAGAGAACAAGGAAGAGTGACGTGGACGCTCTGCCCGGTGCTGCAGGTACCATCTCATCATCATGTTTGATGGGTGACTCAGCAGCTTCAATCTGGCTGTGaaaaacagcgccccctgctgcacAACACCAGTATTACTACACCACACACAAGTAGACCAGATGTTGTCTTCACACCAGCTTGTTGTCATGTGTGTTAACAGCATGTGACATGAAGTCCGAAGCACCGCTCATCCTGGAGGATGACGTCCCGACACCCGCCGAGGCCCCCGTTATCTTACTCGGACCACTGGAGAATAAGAGCTTTGTGGACGAGTTGTCGGACGGAGTCCAGTCCATGGACGTGAGGTGAGGCGTctcggctaccatgctaacacgctaagcTGTCTGTAAAGTCAGTCCCTTCTGTTGTTTCTGTAAGTTCTCCGTCTGTCTCCGTCAGTCCAGTGTCCAGGGACGAGCCGGCCAGCGCTCAGGAGTTTTCGCCGGTCGCAGACAGGACAGACATGATGGACCTGGACCCGACCCAAGCACCCCCTTACCCCAAGCTGCAGGCCGGCAGCGGTGTGGGGGACCTTAACAAGAACCTTCTCATCCAAGCGTACAGCACCGCCGCCGAGTCCTCTCAGCTCATACACAGCATTGGACCCAGCGAGGTGGACGTGTGAGGTACATGATGTGACCCGGAGTGAACCTGCCGTGAGATCCATCATACACCACATCTTCTCTTGCCTTTTTAGGAGACGTTCATCAGCAGCAACAATCATTCTTTCCCTCCAGGAACAACTGCTCATCATCCACCCTGATCAGCGTCCTGCTGTTGGACAGAGTCGGACATCATTTAGTGAAGACATCATGTAGCGTCACATCTAAACAGCTTCTAATCAATGACCTGCAAGCAAGGTCTTCTTATTTATGGATTGATTAACACACATTGCGTTGCATGTGATAGCTTGAGGGTTTGCTTGAAGGAAAAGTTTTGTTCTCTCGATGAATGAAAGAGCTCAGATATCGCATAAGCAGTTGATCACTGAGGGAAATCCAGACACGCAGCCTCACTCATAGGCCAGGTTTAAGTCTAAGACTGTGGATCGAAGGAGAAAACGTCCACATCTTTACTGCCACCTGCTTTAATCAGCATTAAACTCATGCTTTGGGACAAGTGTAAATACTGTAGATGTGACAGGACGGCGCctggaagaaaataaaaaacaagcgtGTGGCTACGTGACATGTTATAGCGGCCGTGCTCGTAGCTTCGTTCCTCGGTGGCTCCTGCGTGTCCCTGTCCACGCTGGTGTTTTTGATTCGTAGCCTGTAGCTTTACCTCCTCCGCTGCTCGTCACTGGACATTTTGTGGACACTCCACAGAGGAGGGCAGgagctaaaaatgtcacctgacctgtgattggtcagCGGGCCAGGAAGTGTATGTTGTGTACTTGTGAGGCACAGACTAACCACGCTAGCTGCagtgtgcattattattattaccactagcccccaccccaccaccaccaccaccaccaaaatATACCTCACCCGTTGAGAACACACAGCTCATCACCTCTGAGGCCTTCAACCTCTGTGCTCCATGACTTGACTTCCCGCTGGAGCTCCTGCTGCAGCACGTGCACCTGTGTTCCAATAGCGTCCTTGAAAgtagcaacacaggaagtggattTTCTTCTCAGCGGCATTGCAAGAGCCACCAAGATATTCCATTAGAAGAGCGGGACTAAAATAACCATGTGTTGCTTGTACTGGCACTCGTAAGGGAGTCAAACATCAAGACCACTTCATgtcttctactactactactactagtacctGCAGCCTGGTTGAATATATCATTGTAGATGTAATGCATGGATTACTGCTAAAAATCACCAATAAACTTCATCAAAACCACTTGTGTCAATGAGGCATGATCAGATTGGACGATACTGTACTCCATCTTTTTTATCATCTCCATCATGTCACTGTTGATGTTGGATCCATCTTTGATCCAAGTCAAAATGAGGCTCAGTAGTGGGTGTGGCCTCTGCGAGGTGGCGGATGTTCTCCTGAGGGTTCTCCTCCCAGACCTGGACTAAAGCATCAGTTTGTGGTGCAACCTAGCGGTGGTGAATGGAGTGAAACGtgatgttctcaattggattcaGGTCTGGGGAACATGCGGGCCAGTCCATAAGATCAATGCCTTCGTGTTGCAGGAAGTACTGATCCACCATTGTCTTGCATTAGAAGGAACCTAGGGCCATCCGCACCAGCTTATGGTCTCACAAGGGGTCTGAGGATCTCATATCGGTACCTAAGGGCAGTCAGGTCTTTTTTGCTGGTTTAAATCATCAAAGTTGGATCAGCCTGTAGTGggtcattccactttcattttgAGTATAACTCCAATTCCAGACCTACAAGGGTTGATACATTTGATTTTCATTGAtaatttttgtgtgattttgttaTCAACACATTAAACTATGGAAAGaacaaattatttaatataaatatttcattcattcagctcaACAATGTGTTAGTTTAGTTTTCCCTTTATTTTTACACTACAAACTGTATTGTGGATCCTACCCAAACTGATACCCTACCATTATACCCATACTGATACCAGAGCTTTTCACATttctaaataaaagcaaaatatacTATTGGCTTTCCCCAAAGCCCTTCTTTATCCTTTCTTTAGTTGTGCAAATAACAACTAAAGAATAACAACGGAAAACAACTAGAAAAAACACCGTTCCTATCAGGTTAGCATCGATCAAATATTGATCCCGCCATTAGTATCGCTATTTGCATCCTCCCGCCCGCCCCGAGTTTGACCCGGAAGTGAATGTCTGTCGCTCGAGCTAAGTGCTGCGTCACACAATAACCAAGGCGCACTCGGCCATTTTATGAAATAATTTAAGCGGCAAAACCATAAATATTGGTTTAAAATTATCCGAGCGTGTGAAATAACAGGGCTGCCAACTAAATGACTTTGTGAgttattgttatgtttgtgtgtgcttctATATCGTTGCTGTAGTCGAGGCTGCCCGAAGACGCAGGTAAGACGCTAGTTAGCATTTGTTGGTTTATCAAACGTTTTGTTGTTGTA from Doryrhamphus excisus isolate RoL2022-K1 chromosome 21, RoL_Dexc_1.0, whole genome shotgun sequence includes these protein-coding regions:
- the map7d2b gene encoding MAP7 domain-containing protein 2 isoform X1, coding for MTQVVPTRPAALTALAPPTSPLLTNRKASPSRRSPSGHRSTLELSEALQDKERRSRQQLERRGEERERKMAAQKRKEEQRRLAAEEKRRQQQEADKERLEALVRRRAGGAERRGAGEGAEAREHLDNRPKRWTWGGPPDGVEGNPKTPPCHAVQPNQLPAASASSVHQSRHVCEFLSPPASSDPPMSKQLSNSSTALHSTETASPINKHRPHRSSSNRRSIAAFPEEMSKAKTPTGEIPNAPVRSSSFRANSKGSATPKRMRSNRSRAQSPCSPGQYPPSPLRQRATTPGTGEDRSHTEVKGHSTLDRKSAKSDHSEKKIPKSTSRELCAESPGTPTGRSVGGTMDAEEASRLLAERRRLARIQKEQEERQRLEEEQLRAEEERRRQQEARELQERAAQQAEEDRVRREEERRSREEEERRQKEQRWKNMQEQLDKEREEAFQRAQKEAERKQREREQLHIQEEQERLQRKKRIEEIMKRTRKSDVDALPGAAACDMKSEAPLILEDDVPTPAEAPVILLGPLENKSFVDELSDGVQSMDVSSPSVSVSPVSRDEPASAQEFSPVADRTDMMDLDPTQAPPYPKLQAGSGVGDLNKNLLIQAYSTAAESSQLIHSIGPSEVDV
- the map7d2b gene encoding MAP7 domain-containing protein 2 isoform X3, which codes for MTQVVPTRPAALTALAPPTSPLLTNRKASPSRRSPSGHRSTLELSEALQDKERRSRQQLERRGEERERKMAAQKRKEEQRRLAAEEKRRQQQEADKERLEALVRRRAGGAERRGAGEGAEAREHLDNRPKRWTWGGPPDGVEVCEFLSPPASSDPPMSKQLSNSSTALHSTETASPINKHRPHRSSSNRRSIAAFPEEMSKAKTPTGEIPNAPVRSSSFRANSKGSATPKRMRSNRSRAQSPCSPGQYPPSPLRQRATTPGTGEDRSHTEVKGHSTLDRKSAKSDHSEKKIPKSTSRELCAESPGTPTGRSVGGTMDAEEASRLLAERRRLARIQKEQEERQRLEEEQLRAEEERRRQQEARELQERAAQQAEEDRVRREEERRSREEEERRQKEQRWKNMQEQLDKEREEAFQRAQKEAERKQREREQLHIQEEQERLQRKKRIEEIMKRTRKSDVDALPGAAACDMKSEAPLILEDDVPTPAEAPVILLGPLENKSFVDELSDGVQSMDVSSPSVSVSPVSRDEPASAQEFSPVADRTDMMDLDPTQAPPYPKLQAGSGVGDLNKNLLIQAYSTAAESSQLIHSIGPSEVDV
- the map7d2b gene encoding MAP7 domain-containing protein 2 isoform X2 yields the protein MTQVVPTRPAALTALAPPTSPLLTNRKASPSRRSPSGHRSTLELSEALQDKERRSRQQLERRGEERERKMAAQKRKEEQRRLAAEEKRRQQQEADKERLEALVRRRAGGAERRGAGEGAEAREHLDNRPKRWTWGGPPDGVEGNPKTPPCHAVQPNQLPAASASSVHQSRHVCEFLSPPASSDPPMSKQLSNSSTALHSTETASPINKHRPHRSSSNRRSIAAFPEEMSKAKTPTGEIPNAPVRSSSFRANSKGSATPKRMRSNRSRAQSPCSPGQYPPSPLRQRATTPGTGEDRSHTEVKGHSTLDRKSAKSDHSEKKIPKSTSRELCAESPGTPTGRSVGGTMDAEEASRLLAERRRLARIQKEQEERQRLEEEQLRAEEERRRQQEARELQERAAQQAEEDRVRREEERRSREEEERRQKEQRWKNMQEQLDKEREEAFQRAQKEAERKQREREQLHIQEEQERLQRKKRIEEIMKRTRKSDVDALPGAAACDMKSEAPLILEDDVPTPAEAPVILLGPLENKSFVDELSDGVQSMDVSPVSRDEPASAQEFSPVADRTDMMDLDPTQAPPYPKLQAGSGVGDLNKNLLIQAYSTAAESSQLIHSIGPSEVDV